From one Lycium ferocissimum isolate CSIRO_LF1 chromosome 7, AGI_CSIRO_Lferr_CH_V1, whole genome shotgun sequence genomic stretch:
- the LOC132064065 gene encoding uncharacterized protein LOC132064065, producing MECAKAAPAVRKGKKKQVKDELDRIKQAEKKKRRLEKALATSAAIRSELEKKKQKKKEEQQKLDEEGAAIAEAVALHVLVGEESDDSCELLLKKDKESNPWDLDRNFDFFMGGERAMLPHQDLSIYSVEETQWVSGPNGDGCMWNEQENTAWMVSSVPWVGNAHHQWFDEGNWEVQRISAGLLAAQAVSSLQIAEDAPVDSYVFGRMLR from the coding sequence ATGGAATGTGCTAAAGCTGCGCCTGCTGTtagaaaagggaagaagaagCAAGTAAAGGATGAGTTGGATCGAATTAAACAGGctgagaaaaaaaagaggcgCTTAGAGAAAGCCTTGGCTACTTCAGCTGCCATTCGCTCTGAattggaaaagaagaaacagaaaaagaaagaagaacagCAAAAGCTGGATGAAGAGGGTGCGGCGATTGCTGAGGCAGTTGCTCTGCATGTCCTAGTAGGTGAAGAATCTGATGATTCATGTGAGCTTTTGCTTAAGAAGGATAAAGAATCAAACCCATGGGATCTTGATAGAAATTTTGACTTTTTTATGGGTGGAGAAAGAGCAATGCTTCCTCATCAAGACCTCTCAATATATTCAGTTGAGGAAACACAATGGGTGTCTGGTCCCAACGGGGATGGATGCATGTGGAATGAGCAGGAAAATACCGCGTGGATGGTGTCTTCTGTACCTTGGGTAGGAAATGCTCACCATCAATGGTTTGATGAGGGGAATTGGGAGGTTCAAAGAATTTCGGCTGGTCTTCTTGCAGCACAGGCTGTCTCATCACTTCAGATTGCAGAAGATGCTCCAGTGGACTCATATGTCTTCGGTCGGATGCTGCGATAG